Proteins found in one Pseudomonas mosselii genomic segment:
- a CDS encoding MATE family efflux transporter encodes MTALALPKNVAWLGELPGLLRLALPLVLGLSAAELISLTDTVLLASLGTVVLACVALTSSAGLIFHAGLYGMLATLSVRVGHAHGADDPGAVARTLRAGLGYGLLVGILGCLAMLACLPLVQWLGVPLPDVALLTPYWQAMAVFLIPYCLAVVFKDVLEAIGRPWVGVLLVMSAVLFNIPLSYGLIHGHFGLPALGLLGAGIASVIAESLAVLLALAYWRLAPSLASYRQAAQGARLTWRTLLSEGWPLGLGYLAEAGAVVIAAWMLGWLGNAALAANQVVQSIGALLYMLPLGMAAAVSIRISQAQGRGETARIRAIGSATFASVTAWMLVATVLLALFGRSIAEAMSDDPQVIAIAVPMFVVVAAMQVADGLQSTALGALRGLQDYRWPVGVTLVSYWLLALPLSYWLALHSSLGAVGVWVGFACGLTVAAVLLPWRFYRLQATPATAVLAQP; translated from the coding sequence GTGACTGCCCTCGCTTTACCCAAGAATGTTGCCTGGCTGGGCGAGCTGCCTGGCCTGTTGCGCCTGGCGCTGCCGCTGGTGCTGGGCCTGTCGGCGGCCGAACTGATCAGCCTGACCGATACCGTGCTGCTGGCCTCGCTGGGCACCGTGGTACTGGCCTGTGTCGCGCTGACCAGCAGCGCCGGGCTGATCTTCCATGCCGGGCTGTACGGCATGCTCGCCACCCTCAGCGTGCGCGTCGGCCATGCCCATGGCGCCGACGACCCCGGCGCCGTGGCACGCACGCTGCGTGCCGGGCTGGGTTATGGCCTGCTGGTGGGTATCCTCGGCTGCCTGGCGATGCTGGCCTGCCTGCCCTTGGTGCAATGGTTGGGCGTACCGCTGCCCGACGTGGCGCTGCTGACGCCGTACTGGCAGGCCATGGCGGTATTCCTGATCCCGTACTGCCTGGCGGTGGTGTTCAAGGACGTGCTGGAAGCCATCGGCCGGCCCTGGGTGGGCGTGCTGCTGGTGATGAGCGCGGTGTTGTTCAACATTCCGCTGAGCTATGGGCTGATCCACGGCCATTTCGGCTTGCCGGCGCTGGGCCTGCTGGGAGCGGGTATCGCCAGTGTGATCGCCGAATCGCTGGCGGTGCTGCTGGCCCTGGCTTACTGGCGCCTGGCGCCCTCGCTGGCGAGTTACCGTCAGGCTGCCCAAGGGGCACGATTGACCTGGCGCACGCTGTTGAGCGAGGGCTGGCCGCTGGGCCTGGGGTATCTTGCCGAGGCCGGCGCGGTGGTGATCGCTGCCTGGATGCTCGGCTGGCTGGGCAATGCAGCCCTGGCGGCCAACCAGGTGGTGCAGTCGATCGGCGCGCTGCTGTACATGCTGCCGCTGGGCATGGCGGCGGCGGTCAGCATCCGCATCAGCCAGGCCCAGGGCCGCGGCGAGACGGCACGCATCCGCGCCATCGGCAGCGCCACCTTTGCCAGCGTCACTGCCTGGATGCTGGTGGCCACCGTGCTGCTGGCGCTGTTCGGGCGCTCCATCGCCGAGGCCATGAGCGACGACCCGCAGGTAATCGCCATCGCCGTGCCGATGTTCGTGGTGGTCGCGGCCATGCAGGTGGCCGATGGTCTGCAGTCCACCGCGCTGGGCGCCTTGCGCGGCCTGCAGGACTATCGCTGGCCGGTGGGCGTGACCCTGGTCAGCTACTGGCTGCTGGCGCTGCCACTGAGCTACTGGCTGGCCTTGCACTCCTCGCTGGGCGCGGTGGGCGTCTGGGTCGGCTTCGCCTGCGGCCTGACCGTGGCGGCGGTGCTGCTGCCGTGGCGGTTCTATCGCCTGCAGGCAACGCCCGCCACGGCGGTACTGGCTCAGCCCTGA
- a CDS encoding cupin domain-containing protein has translation MPDNLFSALPPLAPDADEQFTDLLRRPGLRIERIVSSGQSSPPGFWYDQAEGEWVVVLSGSAGLRLEHEPHTRVLRPGDHLDIPPGCRHRVEWTEPGVATVWLAVFYQG, from the coding sequence ATGCCCGACAACCTGTTCAGCGCCCTGCCGCCGCTCGCGCCCGACGCCGACGAGCAGTTCACCGACCTGCTCCGGCGCCCGGGCCTGCGCATCGAGCGTATCGTCTCCAGCGGCCAGTCCAGCCCGCCGGGGTTCTGGTACGACCAGGCCGAGGGCGAATGGGTGGTCGTGCTCAGCGGCAGCGCCGGGCTGCGCCTGGAGCACGAGCCACATACCCGCGTGCTGCGCCCCGGCGACCATCTGGACATCCCGCCCGGTTGCCGCCACCGGGTGGAATGGACCGAGCCCGGCGTGGCGACGGTATGGCTGGCGGTGTTCTATCAGGGCTGA
- a CDS encoding TetR/AcrR family transcriptional regulator, translating into MPTPRRSRAAMSADTTERLIAVARHQFAEKGFAAVVMDELCAEADLTRGALHHHFGGKAGLFTAVVQHLLEEINQAIDARYATHDDPWEGYIDTCLYYYDLLHEPALRRILLQDAPGVLGPRLRELEEASYIGPMAQGLVELQQAGRLRAFDAVAMAHLINGAMGDSGMWVIAQDDPQTAAERVKGALRCLMEGLQA; encoded by the coding sequence ATGCCCACCCCTCGCCGCAGCCGCGCCGCCATGAGCGCGGACACCACCGAACGGCTGATCGCCGTCGCCCGCCACCAGTTCGCCGAAAAGGGCTTTGCCGCCGTGGTGATGGATGAACTGTGCGCCGAGGCCGACCTCACCCGCGGGGCCCTGCACCACCATTTTGGCGGCAAGGCTGGGCTGTTCACCGCTGTGGTGCAGCACCTGCTCGAGGAGATCAACCAGGCGATCGATGCCCGCTACGCCACGCATGACGACCCGTGGGAGGGCTATATCGACACCTGCCTGTACTACTACGACCTGCTGCACGAGCCGGCCCTGCGCCGCATCCTGCTGCAAGACGCCCCCGGGGTGCTCGGCCCTCGGCTGCGCGAACTGGAGGAAGCCAGCTACATCGGGCCCATGGCCCAAGGGCTGGTGGAGTTGCAGCAGGCCGGCAGGCTGCGCGCCTTCGACGCCGTGGCCATGGCCCACCTGATCAATGGCGCGATGGGCGACAGCGGCATGTGGGTGATTGCCCAGGACGATCCGCAAACGGCGGCGGAGCGGGTGAAGGGGGCGCTGCGCTGTTTGATGGAAGGGTTGCAGGCCTGA